ATTTCCAGCAGCTCGGGACGGGTGTCCTTGAGCTTGACGCAGCCGCCGGTGAGCGCGGCGGCGATCAGGTAGGTGCCGGTCTCGATGCGGTCGGGCACCACCGTGTGGTGGGCGCCGTACAGGCTCTGACGCCCTTCGATGATGAGCGTGTCGGTGCCCGCGCCCTGGATGTGGGCGCCCATGGCGGTCAGGCACAGCGAAAGATCGGTGATCTCCGGCTCGCGGGCGGCGTTCTCGATGATGGTGGTGCCCTCTGCCAGCGTGGCCGCCATCATCAGATTTTCGGTGGCGGTCACCGACACCAGGTCCATGACCAGATGGGCACCGTGCAGGCGCGGCGCCGTGGCCTTGATGTAGCCGTTCTCGACCCTGATCTGGGCACCCATGGCGGCCAGACCGTCCAGGTGCAGGTTGACCGGCCGCTGGCCGATGGCACAGCCGCCCGGCAGCGACACCTCGGCCTGCCCGAAGCGCGCCAGCAGCGGCCCCAGCACCAGAATCGAGGCACGCATGGTCTTGACCAGATCGTAGGGCGCGAACTGGTTGGTCACGGTGCGCGGATCGACCTCGACCTGCATCTGCTCGTCCACGGACACGGTGGCGCCCATGCGCCCGAGCAGCTCCAGCGTGGTGGTGATGTCGTGCAGGTGCGGCACGTTGGCGATAGTCATCGGCCCGTCGGCCAGCAGGGTGGCGGCAAGAATCGGCAAGGCCGCGTTCTTGGCACCCGAAATACGGATTTCGCCGGTCAGGCGCGCACCGCCCTGAACGATAAGTTTTTCCAAGGTGGATCCTGGCCTGCGCTGCGAGTAGCCGGCACCGGGGCCGGCGCAATGATCAGCCCTTGACGGACTCCAGCAGTTCCTGCAATTCACCGCTCTCATAGAGCGCCTGCATGATGTCGCTGCCGCCGACGAACTCGCCGCCGACGTACAGCTGCGGAATGGTCGGCCAGCTGGAGTAGGCCTTGATGCCCTGGCGCACTTCATCGTCCGCCAGCACGTTGACGGTTTCGAACTCGACGCCGCAGGCCTCCAGCATCTGGATCGCCTTGCCGGAGAAGCCGCACTGCGGGAAGCGCCGGTCGCCCTTCATGAACAGCACCACCGGCACCGCATTGACGAAGCGGTCGATTTTTTCGATTACATCCATGGCCATGACCTCACGTGGGGGAGTGGGAGGTTTAACGCTGTTCCCAGGCGGCGCGCGTGAAGGTGCGCAGCGACAGGGCGTGCACCGCATCGTCGTGCATCTGCCCGGCCAAAGCCTGGTAGACCATCTGGTGCTGCTGCACCAGCCGCTTGCCGGCGAAGGCGTCACACACCACCACCGCCTCGAAATGGCGACCGTCGCCGTCGACAAGGGCCAGCGAGTCCGGCAGGCCCTTTTCGATGAGTTGCTTGATGGTTGCAGGGTCCATGACCGGGACTCTTGGCGTGCAGATCGCAACTGGGGAAGCGCAGGAGCAGCGGCGCCTTCCGGGCCTCAGCCGCGCAGCTTGTAGCCGCGCGAAAGCAGGCGCAGGCACAGTATACACAAGGCCGCATTGGCCCCGGCCATGACCGCCACGCTCAGCCACGGCGATACGTCCGAGTGGCCGAAAAAGCCGTACCGGAACCCGTCGATCAGATAGAAAAAGGGATTCGCGCGCGACAGCGCCTGCCAGGCCGGCGGCAGACTGTGGATGGAATAGAACACGCCGCTCAGATACGTCAGCGGCAGAATCACGAAATTCTGCACCGTTGCCACCTGGTCGAACTTGTCGGCCCAGATGCCGGCCAGCAGGCCGCAGGTGGCCAGCAGCCCGCCTCCGAGCAGGCCGAACACGAGCAGCAGCAGCGGATGCACCACCGTCGCGCCCAGATAGAAGAAGGCCACCACGTAGACGCCGATGCTGACCACCACCGCCCGCACCAGCGCCGCGCCCACGAAGGCGAGATAGAACTCCAGATGCGACAGCGGCGCCAGCAGCACGAACACGATGTTGCCGGTGACCTTCGAGAAAATCAGGCTGGACGAGGTGTTGGCGAACGCGTTCTGGATGATGGTCATCATCATCAGACCCGGCACCAGAAACTGCGGATAGCTGACGCCGGGATACACCTCCACCCGACCGGCCAGCGCATGCGAGAAGATGAACAGGTACAGCAGCGCGCTGATTACCGGCGCGGTCACGGTCTGCATGAACACGACCGTGAAGCGCTTGACCTCCTTCAGGAACAGCGTCCACAGGCCGGGCCAGTTGCCGATCATGCCGCGACCTTCACGCACCGGCGGGCAGGTGATGCCCGGCGGTCAGTTCCAGGAACACCTGCTCCAGCGTCTGCTCCCGGGTGCTGATCTCCAGCACCGACAGCCCGGCAGTGTGCAGGGCCGAAAGCACACGCGACAGGTCGTCGCCACCCCGCTGCAGGCGCAGCACCAGCCAGCCGTGTTCACGGGACACCAGGCAGGCGACGACTTCGGACGGCAACTGGTCCGGCTCGCTGGCCAGGCGCACATGCACCTGGTACCAGGGATGGCGCCCCAGCAGGCTGCGCTTGTCGTCCAGCGCCACCACCGTGCCGTGGCTCATGATGGCGATGCGGTCGCACATCGCCTCGGCTTCTTCCAGGTAATGCGTGGTCAGCACGATGGTCATGCCCTCGTCGTGCAGGCGCTGCGCGAAGGCCCACAGGGTCTGGCGCAGTTCCACGTCGACGCCGGCGGTCGGTTCGTCCAGCACCAGCACGCGCGGCTTGTGCACCAGCGCCTGGGCAATCAGCACCCGCCGCTTCATGCCACCGGACAGATTGCGCATGTTGGTGCCGGCCTTGTCGGCCAGACCCAGCGCCCGCAGCAACTCGTCGATCCAGGCCCGGTTGCTGCGCGCCACGCCGTAGTAGCCGGCCTGGATGCGCAGGAAATCGCGCACCTCGAAGAATGGGTCGAACACCAGCTCCTGCGGCACCACGCCGATGGCCCGGCGCGCCGCCACTGCATCGCGCTGCACGTCGTGGCCAAGCACCGCGGCGGAACCGGCATCCGGTCGGGTCAGGCCGGCAATGATGTTGATCAGGGTCGACTTGCCGGCGCCGTTGGGTCCGAGCAGGCCGAAGAATTCGCCGGGCTGGATTTCCAGGTCCACCCCGCGCAGGGCGTGGACCTGCCCGAAGTGCTTGTGCAGTTGCCGGACGGCGATGGCCGCGGTCATGGAGCAGCCAGGCTGGCGTCGATCTGATCCAGTTCGCTCACCTCGGCCAGGCTGCGCAGCGCCGCAGGAACGGCGGTGAATTCCACCTGTACGCCCTTTTGCCGGCCCAGGCGCAGCCACTCCACCAGCAGCGCCAGCGCTGCACTGTCGACCGCGGTGACGCCGGAAAGATCGAAGCTCAGCCGCTGGCGGGGCCGAAACAGCGGCGCGCTGTCCGCCAGGCGCGCGCTCACGGTCGCAAAGGTCAGCGGACCGTCGACCCGCACCCGGCCATCCGCGTCGACGTTCATTGCGCGCCGATCAGGAGTTGGCGCTGCGGTTGCGCTCGGACAGCTGCTTGAGCAGGCCATCCATGCCGTCGCGCTTGATGATGGCCGAATACTCGGACCGATAGGTCACCACCAGGCTGACGTTCTCGATGATCACGTCATACACCTTCCACTCGCCGCTGCGGTTGGTGAGCAGGTAGTCCACGCTCACCTTGGGACCGTCGGGACGGATGATCTCGGTACGCACGGTGACCCGATCGGCCCCGGCCGGCGCCTGCGCCGGCAGGTAATTGAGCTTCTCGCTGTCGTACTGGCGCAGCGCCGTGCCGTAGGTGCGCAGCAGCAGGTCCGAGAATTCGGCGATGAACTGCTCGCGCTGGGCCGGCGTGGCGGTGCGCCAGTTGGCGCCCAGCACCCACTGCGCGGTGCGCTCGCGGTCCAGGCGCGGGAACACCACTTCGCGTACCAGCGCGAACAGCGCATGGTCATCCTGGTAGCGGGCCCGGTCGCTGCGCAGGCTGTCGAGCACCCGCTCGGCCGTGTTGCGAACCACCGCTGCCGGATCATCGGCCGCCGAAACGAGCATCGTTGTGCCGCTCAAGGCCAGGCCCAGCAGGGCCGCGGCGAAACGCTTGATCATCACTTGCTTCCCTCTTTGTCACTCTTGCCGGCCTGCCCGTACAGGAACTGGCCGATCAGCTGCTCGATCACCAGTGCCGACTGGGTGATTTCGATTTCGTCACCGTCCTTGAGCGGGTCCGGCGCGCCGCCCGGATCGAGGCCGATGAATTGTTCGCCGATCAGGCCGGCGGTACGGATCGCCGCCACCGTGTCCTGCGGCAGGTTGTCGTAGCGGGCGGTAATGGCCAGTTTGACCACCGCCTTGAACTGTTCGTTGTCGAAATCGATGGCTGCCACGCGCCCGACCCGCACGCCGGCCACCGTGACCGGCGCCCGCACGCGCAGGCTGCCGATGTTCTCGAAGCGCGCCACCACGGTATAGGCGTCGCCATCGCGATACTCGGCCAGGTTGCTCGCCCGCACCGACAAAAAAGCCAGCGCCGCCAGACCCAGCGCCACGAACAGACCGACCCACAACTCGACGGTACGCGATTGCATGAAAGCGGATTCTCCTCAGGGCTCGCCGAACATCAGCGCGGTGAGCAAAAAGTCTGCGCCCAGTACCGCCAGCGAGGCGGTCACGACGGTGCGCGTGGTGGCGCGACCGACCCCTTCCGCGGTCGGCACCGCATCGTAGCCCTCGAACACCGCAACCCAGGTCACCACGGCGCCGAACACCACGCTCTTGATGACGCCGTTCAGGATGTCGTCGAAGAAATCGACGCCGCTTTCCATGTGCGACCAGTAGGGCGCAGGGTCCAGTCCCAGCAGCTTCACCCCGACCAGATAGCCGCCCAGAATGCCGACCGCGCTGAACACCGCCGCCAGCAGCGGCAGACTGATGAAGCCGGCCAGCCAGCGCGGCGCCAGCACGCGCCGGAACGGGTCCACGGCCATCATTTCAAGCGCCGACAACTGCTCGGTGGCCTTCATCAGGCCGATCTCGGCGGTCAAGGCCGAACCGGCACGGCCGGCGA
This Immundisolibacter cernigliae DNA region includes the following protein-coding sequences:
- the murA gene encoding UDP-N-acetylglucosamine 1-carboxyvinyltransferase translates to MEKLIVQGGARLTGEIRISGAKNAALPILAATLLADGPMTIANVPHLHDITTTLELLGRMGATVSVDEQMQVEVDPRTVTNQFAPYDLVKTMRASILVLGPLLARFGQAEVSLPGGCAIGQRPVNLHLDGLAAMGAQIRVENGYIKATAPRLHGAHLVMDLVSVTATENLMMAATLAEGTTIIENAAREPEITDLSLCLTAMGAHIQGAGTDTLIIEGRQSLYGAHHTVVPDRIETGTYLIAAALTGGCVKLKDTRPELLEIVLHKLRDAGARIDTGPDWISLDMHGRRPLAVSLRTAPYPAMPTDMQAQFMVLDMIAEGAATVTETIFENRFMHVQELQRMGADVRLEGSTAFIRGVECLTGAPVMATDLRASASLVLAGLVAVGETQVSRIYHIDRGYECIEEKLAQLGADIRRVPDRRAA
- the grxD gene encoding Grx4 family monothiol glutaredoxin, with the protein product MDVIEKIDRFVNAVPVVLFMKGDRRFPQCGFSGKAIQMLEACGVEFETVNVLADDEVRQGIKAYSSWPTIPQLYVGGEFVGGSDIMQALYESGELQELLESVKG
- a CDS encoding BolA family protein; protein product: MDPATIKQLIEKGLPDSLALVDGDGRHFEAVVVCDAFAGKRLVQQHQMVYQALAGQMHDDAVHALSLRTFTRAAWEQR
- a CDS encoding ABC transporter permease gives rise to the protein MIGNWPGLWTLFLKEVKRFTVVFMQTVTAPVISALLYLFIFSHALAGRVEVYPGVSYPQFLVPGLMMMTIIQNAFANTSSSLIFSKVTGNIVFVLLAPLSHLEFYLAFVGAALVRAVVVSIGVYVVAFFYLGATVVHPLLLLVFGLLGGGLLATCGLLAGIWADKFDQVATVQNFVILPLTYLSGVFYSIHSLPPAWQALSRANPFFYLIDGFRYGFFGHSDVSPWLSVAVMAGANAALCILCLRLLSRGYKLRG
- a CDS encoding ABC transporter ATP-binding protein encodes the protein MTAAIAVRQLHKHFGQVHALRGVDLEIQPGEFFGLLGPNGAGKSTLINIIAGLTRPDAGSAAVLGHDVQRDAVAARRAIGVVPQELVFDPFFEVRDFLRIQAGYYGVARSNRAWIDELLRALGLADKAGTNMRNLSGGMKRRVLIAQALVHKPRVLVLDEPTAGVDVELRQTLWAFAQRLHDEGMTIVLTTHYLEEAEAMCDRIAIMSHGTVVALDDKRSLLGRHPWYQVHVRLASEPDQLPSEVVACLVSREHGWLVLRLQRGGDDLSRVLSALHTAGLSVLEISTREQTLEQVFLELTAGHHLPAGA
- a CDS encoding STAS domain-containing protein; this translates as MNVDADGRVRVDGPLTFATVSARLADSAPLFRPRQRLSFDLSGVTAVDSAALALLVEWLRLGRQKGVQVEFTAVPAALRSLAEVSELDQIDASLAAP
- a CDS encoding MlaC/ttg2D family ABC transporter substrate-binding protein, translated to MIKRFAAALLGLALSGTTMLVSAADDPAAVVRNTAERVLDSLRSDRARYQDDHALFALVREVVFPRLDRERTAQWVLGANWRTATPAQREQFIAEFSDLLLRTYGTALRQYDSEKLNYLPAQAPAGADRVTVRTEIIRPDGPKVSVDYLLTNRSGEWKVYDVIIENVSLVVTYRSEYSAIIKRDGMDGLLKQLSERNRSANS
- the mlaD gene encoding outer membrane lipid asymmetry maintenance protein MlaD, producing MQSRTVELWVGLFVALGLAALAFLSVRASNLAEYRDGDAYTVVARFENIGSLRVRAPVTVAGVRVGRVAAIDFDNEQFKAVVKLAITARYDNLPQDTVAAIRTAGLIGEQFIGLDPGGAPDPLKDGDEIEITQSALVIEQLIGQFLYGQAGKSDKEGSK
- the mlaE gene encoding lipid asymmetry maintenance ABC transporter permease subunit MlaE codes for the protein MIGPLQGLGARTLEGLARLGRAGGFLLPLLAAVPAQFLAPRRLAKQVFSVGVLSLVIILVSGLFVGMVLGLQGYNTLVDFGSESSLGIVVALSLVRELGPVLSALLFAGRAGSALTAEIGLMKATEQLSALEMMAVDPFRRVLAPRWLAGFISLPLLAAVFSAVGILGGYLVGVKLLGLDPAPYWSHMESGVDFFDDILNGVIKSVVFGAVVTWVAVFEGYDAVPTAEGVGRATTRTVVTASLAVLGADFLLTALMFGEP